The window atttatttttctttccttttttttaagtACCTTCGcgtaagaccatctccaatcacACTCTATAAtttcctctatatttcactctaaaatagagtaactctattatagagttgaatttgctccaatggttcactctataatagagttactctataatagagtgaaatatagagtatttttgttttttcactctatatttggagtaaaaaaataggattactctatatttcactctattatagagtaactctattatagagtgaaccattggagcaaatttaactctataatagagttactctattttagtgtaaattatagaggaaaaaatagagtgcctttggagatgctctaaggagTCCCGATGGACATGCTCTGAAGTATTAAACCATGCAAGTATATAGCCAATCAATAATACTAATGTAAGTGACAAATGGACCGGACTATATGCAGTCacaaattaataatgttatgttgtaaatatgatattttattaatttttaaaattattaatttacaaaaaattccttctagatttatatatattttttagtaaaataagaaaatgtctgattttatggtatatatatatattaattaaattttatttatacaaattttatGTCTTTGTTATTTCATTATTTGGTGTATAAACAATATTTATCGTAAATACATTTAaggtacaaaataaaaaaataacatccaaaattttgagtatttttaaaaattttaaataattttattacagtatattgtttatgtttatgtttacattgaaattatattttttgtcaaaacaatatattatttatataatttttttctaaaaaattgtgTTATATTTTACACTGACTCAACTTACCATAATTTACACTAAATGTcaaaatttgttaatttatcaaaaaataattatagagtttctattgtaatttttattaaatttaacataATTAGATTGAAAGGTAtttcagttgacaaaaaaattttgaaaggTACCTTGTCAACCGGTCTTAACGAAAACATACAAGCCAGATCAAATTAAAATCCATGGCACACAGAGTGACTCAATAGTCAATAGACAATGGCCTGAAACATACCCCAGTCTATGTTTTCAGCTTAATGAGCCCAACATAATAATTTAATTGGGCcttataaaatgattttagcCACGATAATGATTTTGCTGGGCCCGAGTTGTCTTCTCTTTTAGCTTCCTTGTTATGTTATACAGATTttccttgaaaaaaaaaaaaaaagctcgaAGCTTCGAGGTGCCATTGCTAATGTTCACTCGCTGATTTGATAATTATTTAGCAGGAAGTAATATCAATGGGTAGTGAAAGTGATTCGATAGAAGAGAAAGCTGCTGCTCGTAAAGAGGCACTTAGAGCTCTAAGGGCAGCTCAGGAGCTTTCTGAGAGCAAGGAAGAGGGAGATGGTGATGATGTTGCTGTCGTAGAAGAAGAGTGAGTATACTTTTTGTTCTTTGGCATGAATCattgaaaaaaaacaagatattTAGGAAGGAACGATTTGAGTAGCGTCTGGTTGTTGATGATATGCTTCTTGTTGTGTGTTAGCTAAAGCAAAAAGGAGCTTAACTAGTAATGGTGTTCATAACATCTCCATTAccaaacagttttttttttcggtttGAGATTGCATTCTTATGTATACTTTGCTTTAAGTGATTGGTTTCGTTGCTAAGACTGTTCTTGCTAAAATGCGCTTATTGCTTATTTTGTATTCTCTTGGATTTTGACAGTGGTCCAGCCATGAAGTTTAGAAATTATGTTCCTCAAGATAAGGAGCTTCAGGACGGTAAAGTTCGAAGATCCGGTTGCTGCACTTCCACCTGCAGTGGAGAAGAAAGAGGTTTGTGATTGCTTTTCTTTTCATACTTTTAAATGGACAACCAAAATACTCTGTTATTGGAATCGTTACTCGTGACACGCTTAGCTTACGTTTGAATTTTATCAATAACAGGACCCATTTGTTAACATTGCTCCAAAGAAACCGAACTGGGACCTCCGAAGAGATGTCCAGAAGAAGCTTGATAAACTCGAAAGGCGGACTCAGAAGGCAATGTATAAACTCATGGGTAAGTGTGGCAACTTCATCTACATGCTTGATGCTTACTTTAATGAACATGCATGATGGTTCATGAGTAATTGTAGTACTAGAAACAATCATTTCGTTCACATTGTGGTCTGTTGAAGGCAATCAAACCAAATTAGGCAAGTGAAAGTCGTGTTAGTGTTTAGAATTTATACGTATAGGAATCGGACTCCCTTGGAATTGAAATAACTGTTATTATGGGACTAACATTCGTTTTCTTATTGCAGAGGAGCATGAGAAAGAACGTGAGACAGCAGAAGCTGATGAAGAGGCAACAGAGAGCTAAAAGACCTGATGACATGACAGTTTAAATCCGGTTTGATCGTAAATGGAGCAGGGAATTTGCCTGAAGCTTGTGAATGAGTGTTTAATTTTACTTTAGATTACAGAGCATTTGTTCAGGGCACAATGAAAAACAGAGACAGTAAGTTTTTACTCTTTCTCAAAGCTCTAAATGTACAAATATTAGTAAAGTTGTCGACACCATCTCATCTAAAATCTTGGACCTTTTATCAACAGCTCTCTGCATTCACGCCCGCTTCCCCCCATTATTCTCCAGCATGAAAGCTGAGTAAACTAAACCATGATTTATACCCCTTCGGAATGAACAAACATTGAAAAGCTATAGACTTGCATGTGTTTTTTTATATGAAGCAGCAGATTCCCATTTGGTCACAAATCTGTAAGGCAATAAAGGATATGGTGATGATATTCATCCTCAACATAAAGTATGTTCCTATCATTCttgcaaatataaaataaaatagcaatctACAAAGGCTTCTGTGTATCAGGAAGaacatatgaaaaaaaatctaccAAGGCTTTTTTTAAGTCAATTCTCTCCCTCTATCTTCTTTCTGATGTAAATTACCTAAAATCAAATGATCTTCTCAAGTTAAGAACCATCACGTCGATGGAGATTGGTGTTTCACAAATTTCAACTTGACAAACACATTCACATAAATGCATTCTTTCATGAGTTTTTTCACCTTCTTCAAGTAATTTACCTCATAAGTTATTTAGCTATAGCCACCCTGTAGTTGAGGATTAGATCCTCAGGTTTCTTCCATACAAACGTCCGCACAGTTGCCAAACTCCACTCTGGAGATAAGACCTGatataatcacaaaaaaaaaaccttgttCAGCCACTAGCTGCAAACGATAAACTAGACCAGTGAACCAATTTTTTGGTTCTTTGATGTGTTGGTAGAACATATCCTTGAAGCTGACTTACCTGGTTATTGCATAAGATCTCAATGGAAGGTCTGAGTTTCTGCCAAGGCTTTGATCCAGGCGTTAGCAGTCCATTTCCTGCAAACAGTTGCTGTGGTCCTCCTGAAACGCTTGCTCCATCAATAGCTAAACTATCCAACGGACTGTCAAGGACCATCTTCTCCACAACGTAATTGGTAACCTACAGTAGCCAAAAAGAAGCCATTGAATAACAGAAAGTGCAAGCATAAGTTGTAGGTTTAATTTACAGATGGATAATTTTACCTTGTGAACTCTTAAGATCCGGGGTGCACTAAGTTTCCCTAGTGTGACCACCTGCACATTTGAGCCTTCGCATGGATGCAGGAAGAAGCTTAAtctgaaaaatttaaaagaccTTCCAATGTAA of the Brassica rapa cultivar Chiifu-401-42 chromosome A03, CAAS_Brap_v3.01, whole genome shotgun sequence genome contains:
- the LOC103859076 gene encoding LOW QUALITY PROTEIN: coiled-coil domain-containing protein 12-like (The sequence of the model RefSeq protein was modified relative to this genomic sequence to represent the inferred CDS: inserted 2 bases in 1 codon), whose protein sequence is MGSESDSIEEKAAARKEALRALRAAQELSESKEEGDGDDVAVVEEDGPAMKFRNYVPQDKELQDGXKFEDPVAALPPAVEKKEDPFVNIAPKKPNWDLRRDVQKKLDKLERRTQKAMYKLMEEHEKERETAEADEEATES